The following DNA comes from Hordeum vulgare subsp. vulgare chromosome 3H, MorexV3_pseudomolecules_assembly, whole genome shotgun sequence.
CAACATTTGGATTTCTATATCCTCTAAGACATTACACAAATGCTTGtttccaatattttgatttccatATCCTCTAAGACATTACACAAATGCTTGTATCCAATATTTGGATTTTCATATACTCTAAAGCATTGAATGCAGAGCCAAGAGGGGTCCAATAAATAGCACTCGATCTCGTTCTTTTCCTCACACCACCATTCGAACGACTTCTTTTCAGCACTTGGCCATGGCGTTCAGCGGCGCCCAGATGCTCGCTGCCTTCACGCTGGCCTTTCTCCTCATGGCCTTTTGTAAGTCCATATAGTAGATTTTACCAATCCCATGCAAGTTAAGATCAAATTGATGAAACAATTGCTAATATAATTTTTGTGCACACGTTAACTCTATGCCACGCAGGTGCGGAGGCTCGGGTATGCATGTCCCCTAGCAAGTTGTACAAAGGCAAAGGCCCTTGCAAGAATGTGCGCTGCACCGCGACCTGTCACAAAGAGCACTTCAAGGGTGGGTTCTGCTACAGTAAAAAGTCACTTGTTGGCGATGAGCTAAACGAAGACAATGACAATCACATCTTTCGTAAACCacctaagaaggagaaggagaaaaagaagtgcATGTATACATTCCCATGCGGCAAAGGCCCGGCACCGCCGTCGGAACCTGACGTGCCAGAGCCACCGCCGGCTGAACCCGAGTTGCCAGAGCCGCCATCCAAAGGCCCTACGaagaagccgccgccgcccccatatGAACGTGACATGTGAG
Coding sequences within:
- the LOC123440778 gene encoding major pollen allergen Art v 1-like, translated to MAFSGAQMLAAFTLAFLLMAFCAEARVCMSPSKLYKGKGPCKNVRCTATCHKEHFKGGFCYSKKSLVGDELNEDNDNHIFRKPPKKEKEKKKCMYTFPCGKGPAPPSEPDVPEPPPAEPELPEPPSKGPTKKPPPPPYERDM